A window of bacterium genomic DNA:
TCGCGTCCGGCGCTGGCTCGCGCGCAGGGAAAGGGCGCTCAGAGTCCCGCGTCTGCGAAGCCGCGGTGCATGCGATCGTCCGACGCTTTCCTCGCTCGGGTCGGCTTCGAGATAGCCGGTGTGAAACGGAAACTCTGCAGGGTCTGCCCGACTGTCATGCCGGAGACGCGCTCTGGATTCTCGCGAATCCGGCCGTGGTGAATCAATACGATTGAATCCCGCAACTCTTCCGGCAGTTCCCGGAGATCTTCGATGTGTGTGTGAACTGTGGTCTGGAAGTGCGGATCGAAACTGCACTCGTGGAACAGCAGATCGCCGCGTTCCGCATCGAAGTCGTCGAACAGCCGACTGTCGCGACTGAAGGTCGTATCACCACTCCAGCGGATTACCGGGCCTGTGCCGCGTTCGGGATCGAGTTCGAGAGTCAGGCCGCAAGCGGGGAAATCGGGGAGGTGGGGTACCGGGAACATGCTCAGATGCAGACGTCCTTCCGCCA
This region includes:
- a CDS encoding ribonuclease Z, whose amino-acid sequence is MASNEPSNPGDWQLKLTLLGIGAAFDADLGIANTGALIEIVEDARVLYRYLIDCGSTCGRQLDRLGLTYDDVDGVLLTHTHGDHMNGLENFGYRGCFQCPRTGALYSSSAVLHAAWASLEGKMGRIKVGQNESRTATIKDYFEAHPIGEAGAKLAEGRLHLSMFPVPHLPDFPACGLTLELDPERGTGPVIRWSGDTTFSRDSRLFDDFDAERGDLLFHECSFDPHFQTTVHTHIEDLRELPEELRDSIVLIHHGRIRENPERVSGMTVGQTLQSFRFTPAISKPTRARKASDDRMHRGFADAGL